A window from Luteibacter flocculans encodes these proteins:
- the bglX gene encoding beta-glucosidase BglX: protein MNFLSRSLPFSRRLFLGASLSLASAASAEPPIGPTVVPTTNAQLASPEIERKVDALLARMTLSEKIGQLVQYGASGGADAVDTDAVAVNPETRTHVDVMDLARKGELGSMLNVTGAAKTRRFQEAALRSRLGIPLLFGADIIHGYRTIYPVPLGLAATWDPPLVEALSHMSAAEATTAGVKWFYSPMVDISRDARWGRSTEGAGEDAYLGSAMARAYVHGYQGTNLADPQSVAASVKHFAAYGAAEAGREYNTTDMSDIRLRQVYLPPYRAAVEAGAVTMMSAFNALNGVPATANAYLMTDILRKEWGFNGFVVSDFTAVMELTQHGVALGAATATRKALQAGVEVDMMSHYYDTQIPTLLKEGALSMATVDEAVRRVLRVKFALGLFDHPYPSGDEVTKAVEANRPLVRRAAAESFVLLKNGGNGTLPALPLDAHVRTLALIGPLADAAGEMQGAWGGAQQFTDVVTLRHGLEKRMRERGGRLLYAEGTEVETDSTAGFAEALKAASEADVVVMAMGESSRMSGEAGSRAYLDLPGNQQQLLAQVVATGKPVVLLVFSGRPLVLDWADQHVASIMETWFPGTEAGNAVADVLFGDVAPSGKLPMSFPRAVGQEPLYYNQFPTGRPPGDADLSKPPSRHTAFISRYIDVPNDALYAFGHGLSYTTFGYSDVRVSRSRIPLAEANRADAKDLVSVSATVTNTGQRPGTEVVQLYLRNLGASVEQPVRSLQGFERVSLRPGESRRVTFTLGFPEIAFWNARSQEVVEPTHYTVWVGGSSRATAQASFDIAP, encoded by the coding sequence ATGAACTTCCTGTCCCGTTCGCTCCCATTCTCGCGCAGGCTTTTTCTTGGTGCTTCCTTGTCGCTGGCGTCGGCTGCCAGTGCAGAGCCTCCAATCGGTCCAACGGTCGTTCCCACGACTAACGCGCAACTGGCCTCGCCCGAGATCGAACGCAAGGTCGATGCGCTGCTGGCGCGGATGACCTTGTCGGAGAAGATCGGCCAGTTGGTGCAATACGGTGCATCGGGTGGTGCCGACGCCGTCGATACCGACGCGGTCGCGGTCAATCCGGAGACGCGCACGCATGTCGACGTGATGGATCTGGCGCGAAAGGGCGAACTGGGATCGATGCTCAACGTGACCGGTGCGGCAAAGACGCGGCGCTTTCAGGAGGCCGCCTTGCGCAGCCGGCTCGGCATTCCCTTGCTGTTCGGTGCCGACATCATCCACGGCTATCGCACGATCTATCCCGTGCCGCTCGGCCTTGCCGCGACCTGGGATCCGCCGCTGGTCGAGGCGCTTTCGCACATGTCTGCTGCGGAAGCCACGACAGCCGGCGTGAAGTGGTTCTACTCGCCGATGGTCGATATCTCGCGCGACGCGCGCTGGGGGCGTTCCACCGAAGGGGCGGGCGAGGATGCCTATCTCGGCTCGGCGATGGCACGCGCCTATGTGCATGGTTACCAGGGCACGAACCTGGCCGATCCACAGAGCGTGGCGGCATCGGTAAAACATTTTGCCGCCTATGGCGCCGCCGAGGCGGGCCGCGAATACAACACGACCGACATGTCGGACATCCGCTTGCGTCAGGTGTATCTGCCGCCGTATCGCGCGGCGGTCGAAGCGGGCGCCGTCACGATGATGAGCGCCTTCAATGCATTGAACGGCGTGCCTGCCACGGCCAATGCGTATCTGATGACGGACATCCTGCGTAAGGAATGGGGCTTCAACGGCTTCGTGGTGAGCGACTTCACCGCCGTCATGGAGCTCACCCAGCATGGCGTGGCGCTGGGCGCCGCCACGGCGACGCGCAAGGCGCTGCAGGCGGGCGTGGAAGTGGACATGATGAGCCACTACTACGACACCCAGATTCCGACGCTGCTGAAGGAAGGCGCCTTGTCCATGGCGACTGTGGACGAAGCCGTGCGACGCGTGCTTCGCGTGAAGTTCGCCCTTGGGCTGTTCGATCATCCCTATCCGAGCGGTGACGAGGTGACCAAGGCCGTGGAAGCGAATCGGCCGCTGGTTCGTCGTGCCGCCGCCGAGTCATTCGTGTTGCTGAAGAATGGCGGCAACGGGACGCTACCGGCGCTGCCGCTCGACGCCCACGTGCGCACACTCGCACTCATCGGCCCCTTGGCCGATGCTGCCGGCGAGATGCAGGGTGCATGGGGCGGGGCACAGCAATTCACTGACGTAGTGACGCTGCGCCATGGCCTGGAGAAGCGCATGCGGGAGCGCGGCGGCAGGCTGCTTTACGCGGAAGGCACGGAGGTGGAGACGGACTCGACGGCGGGCTTCGCCGAAGCGCTCAAGGCGGCAAGCGAGGCCGACGTGGTGGTGATGGCCATGGGTGAGTCCTCGCGCATGAGCGGGGAGGCCGGTTCGCGCGCGTATCTCGATCTCCCTGGCAACCAGCAGCAGTTGCTTGCGCAAGTGGTTGCCACCGGAAAGCCCGTGGTGTTGCTGGTGTTCTCCGGCCGTCCTCTCGTGCTCGACTGGGCCGACCAGCACGTGGCATCGATCATGGAAACCTGGTTCCCCGGCACCGAAGCGGGCAACGCCGTGGCGGACGTGTTGTTCGGCGACGTGGCGCCGAGCGGCAAGCTACCCATGAGCTTTCCGCGCGCGGTCGGTCAGGAGCCGCTTTACTACAACCAGTTCCCAACGGGCCGGCCGCCGGGCGATGCCGACCTCAGCAAGCCGCCGTCGCGCCATACCGCGTTCATCTCGCGCTACATCGACGTGCCGAACGACGCGCTTTACGCTTTCGGACACGGGTTGTCGTACACCACGTTCGGCTATTCGGACGTGCGCGTATCCCGCAGCAGGATTCCCCTAGCCGAGGCGAATCGCGCGGACGCGAAGGACCTCGTGAGCGTGAGCGCCACGGTGACAAATACCGGGCAACGTCCGGGAACAGAGGTCGTGCAGCTTTACCTGCGCAACCTCGGCGCGAGCGTGGAGCAACCGGTACGCAGCCTGCAGGGTTTCGAGCGGGTCTCGTTGCGTCCTGGCGAGTCGCGCCGTGTGACCTTTACCCTCGGCTTCCCCGAGATCGCATTCTGGAATGCGCGCAGCCAGGAGGTCGTCGAGCCCACGCACTACACCGTCTGGGTGGGTGGCAGCTCCCGGGCAACGGCACAGGCCTCGTTCGACATCGCGCCCTGA